The Alteribacter populi genomic sequence TTGGCCATCCTTTCATACTCTTTTTCACCAGAAACTTTTGCAAACTCAGCGATATCAATGGCATAAGTCGCAGTTAGCTCGATAATATGTTCTTTCATAAGCGGCCACGTGACCCCTCCGGCTTTACTGTATGCTGCAATCGCCTTCTCTAAACCTGGTTCGCCAAATGTTCTTAAATGACCTATAAAGTCTCTTGATACATCCGTGACAGCAGCTTCGGTCCAGTCGATTAAACCCGTCACCTCTGCCTGCTCGTTAATCAGCGTATGACCTGCATGAACGTCGCCATGGATTAACCCTGTGTGTTCTGGCCACATTTCATCATTTGCAAGCCATGTTTGCCACCTTGCCCATAGATCCTCCCTAACGCCATACGTTTCTTTTACCTCGTTCATTCGCTTTATCATCGACGCTTTTGCTTCTTCGGCACCATTCAACGTTAAGCCCGGCAGGCTCAATTTCTCTTTAGGTACGTGGTGTAACTTAGCTAACACTTTTCCTATTGAGGCGTGGTAGCTTTCGGGAACATTATTTATATCAAACTCCCAAACGTAGTTTTGAATTTCCGGGTCAATGGTTCCAGCTGGAACGCCTGATAACTGCTTATAAGCGATGAGATCGTCTGTATAAACAGACCAGACCGGAACTTCAAACGAAACATGTTTGTTTACAGTATCCAACACACTTTTTTCAAGATCGGTTTTTGCCATTACGTCTTTCCTTCGCGGAATTCTTAGGATCCATTTTTCATTACGGTTGTCAATTGCATGGACAACCTGGAAATCTAGCCCTGAATCATTTATTTTGATGGAATCTTCTTGAACGTTAATCCCATTTTTCCTTGCAATCTCTGTTATTTCTTTTCCTTTTTTATTCATCGTCAATGAAACCACCTTACTTCCTTAATGTTAGTTGTTGATTTTCAATGTGATAAACGTTGTCTGTTACAAGCTCAATAAACGTCCGGTCATGTGAAACGAGAAGAACGGTGCCTTTATAGGCTTTCAGAAATTTTTCTAAAGCTTCGATGCAGTCCACATCCAAAAAGTTTGTAGGTTCATCCAATACGAGAACGTTGTATTTGCCGAGGAAAAGCTGACACAAAACGAGGCGAATAGCTTCTCCGCCGCTCAGTTCACGAACATCTTTTTTCATGTCACTTCCTCTAAAGTTCATCATATGAAGCACAGCTCGAATCTTGCTTTCACCTTCATCCGTGTTTCTTTTCATATAAGCGAGAACGCCTTCTGTTTTCTCAAACTGGTAGTCCATTTGTTCATACGCTCCAAAAACAACCTTTGGCGAAAGATCGATACTCTTACCAGCACTTAAAATGTGCTTAAGAAGCGCTGTTTTACCTGAACCATTATTTCCAGTAATGGCAATCGTTTTACCTAGTGCAAATTGAAAGCTCGCTTCTTTTAACAGAACCTTCTCCCCAGCCTTCAGTGTCAGGCGGTCAGCCATTACCGGAAACTTATTGTGTACTTGAAGAGCATCTGGCTGATGAAAATGAAGTTCCGTTTCTTTTTCAGGCGCTTTAACCACTTCCAGCTGCTCTGCCCGTTTTTCCATCGCTTTTGCAGCTCGCTGAACCGATTTTTGGCTAGTATCTTTTGATTTTGTCATGAACATTCGGTTTGCAGTGGCCTTCGTCTCTGTTTTGGACATTTGTCCACTCGCCTGTGTAATCTTGTCTGCCTTTTTCATTTTCTCGTCAGCAGCTTTTAATAGTCGGCTTTTATCTTTCACGTATTTTTCATGTTGCTCCTGCTGCTGTTTTTTTTCTAATTCTTTCTGCTCCACATAATCTGAATAGTTGCCTGTATACTCGGTTACTTTCCTATCTTCCACTTCCCATATTTTTGTAACGAGCTGGTCCAGCACGTAGCGGTCATGGCTGACGAGAACAAGAGCACCGTAGTAATACCGAAGTTCCTCGACTAAAAAGTCAGTTCCTGAAGCATCCAAATGTGTGGTAGGTTCGTCAATGAACAAACCTTCATAATACGTGGAAAACAACCGGGCTAACTTCATCCGCGTTTGCTCTCCCCCACTTAACTGATCGAGGTCGTTTTGCGGAACCAATAGTTTTCCAAGCAACTCATAATCAACGTTCTCCTCCACGGGCTTTGATGTTTGCTCGAAGTACCCAAAGTCCACAAGCCGGTTCACTTGCCCCCGATGCGGTGTGATAATACCGTTCATCACCTTTAATAACGTACTTTTTCCTCCACCGTTCTTTCCAACAATTCCGATCCGATCAAACTGATACACCGACAACTTAGGAATGTCTAACACCACTTCATCTAGATAAGATATTTCAATATTTGATAGTTCTAAACATAATTGTTCCATTACCTGTTTCCTCCCATTACTAAAAAAATCATAGGCAATCTGCCTATGATTCAGAGTAAACGAAAAGAAACCTATCCTTACAGTGAAGGTAAAACGTCAAACACTTCACCAAGTAATCCTGGAAAAAAGGAAGGTTATAACATAAAAATAGAAAGACAGAACGATCCGCCTTTCTACATAAAACATATCTCTATGCAAAATGAAGATTATTAAAAAAGGACAGACTGCTCCCGTTTACTCTGCAATCACAAACAGAGCCTTTGAACGTATTAAATTACGAGTTCAAAGTGCGGAAACGGATTCTGGATGGTAACATTTTTAATAATCCTCCTTTAATTTATAAGTATAATCAAAGTATATCTTGTGGTATAAATGATGTCAATTTCCTTTTTCCGAATTCTTAACTGTTTTTCACCGGCTTCAATCCCCTACCGATAAAATTTGCAGATACTGGCTGTAACTTTAATTCCCTCGCCCAAATGGAAAGCTGCCCCACATGATGAATTTCATGGGCAATGACATGATGAATAATTTCACTTTTTTCAAATTGACCTTGAATCCATGGCGCAGTGATGAGTTCGTCTTCATTCGCTTCCTCCAAGCACGCAGATAAAAGATCTTCTACCTCCATTCGACAGGTGTCTGAGAGCAGTTGAACTTTTTCGACCGTGTTGTAATCACTAAACTGTAATTCAATATCTTTTTTTCCACAGATAGCGCGAAGCCAACTATACTCCGCATCGACAATGTGAAAAAGCGTAAATAAGATACTTCCTGTACCGCCGACTCGTCTTTTTAGCCATTCATCAGCAGGTAATTGCCTGCACCAGTCAAACCATTCATCACGAACCTGCCAGTTATACTCAAAGAACGTTTTCAACCCGAACCCCTCCATTTTTTCCTCGTTTAATTTAGAGTTGGCTGTTTTTCCCAGAATACCTTTATATTTATGAAAGTTTTTGCAAGTTAACTTATTCCCAATGTCATAAGCATTCGTTCTACAATTGAGTTTGAATTTTACAGATCCATAATAAAATAACAACATGAGATCACTAATCAGCCAACCCCTTGTTTTTCATTAAGAATCTCCTCTTCTTTTTTAACGGATTCTCTTTTCCCACCCCATAAAATCTTTTGCATGATAATACCGGTTAACCCGATCAACAATGTTGTAAATCCGCCAACCTGATAGAGAGTAAATACACCAAACCACTGAACAAGAAGTCCACCAGTTACAGGGGCAACAAGTAGAATCATCCCTGTTAACGAGTTAAACATCCCTGACATTTGCCCGACTTTTCCTTGGGGGCTTTCCTTTTGCAAGATATAGCTATAGATGACACTAAATATGCCAACGCCTATGCCAACGAAGAGTGAAGCCGCAATTGGCCACAAAACAGTTACGCCAGGTTGGGTAAAACCAATGGTTGTAAATCCGAAGCCAATGAAAAAAATCGAACCCCCTAGGTACCAGCCATACTTCCTCAATTCCTTTAACCGATTTAAATAAAGGAGGATCCCTACAGCTCCCGCACCTGAAGTAGACATCGCCCACCCTAATACGGAAGGGTTGTCAGGATACACTTCCCGGAATAACACGGCATATTGAGCGTCAACTAATTGAATAGACGTAAACGCTAACAGAGCGAAGCAAAAACTGATAAAGAGCACTTTTGACCGAAACAATAAATGCCACCCATTTCGCCATGTGTGCCAAAAGGAAACTGTCTTTTCTTCGTCCGAAGTTCCTTTGGAACGGTCGGTATCCACATGCCGGACAAAAAGCAGTATACACGCGGAAATCACTAGAGCCACGGCATAAATAACAAAGCTCATTTTTGGTGAAAATGCAGCTGCGATTGACGCTCCAAGAAATGGACCAATGATTTTAGATAATTGATTCACCGTTCCGTTTAAAGTAACCGCTTTTAACACGAAGTCTGGTTGAACGACCTGTTGAATAAGTGCCTGCTGAGCCGGAAAGTGAACAATGGTGAAAGTCGACCGTACAAGGAGAATAACCAAAGCCACCCAAGGACTTGAAATAAAAATTAACATTATCGTTAAACAGGCCGTTGCGACATCTGCTAGTAACATAATGAAAACCTTTTTATTTTTATCAACGTAGATCCCAGCAAACTGACTAAACAAGGCATGAGGCAGGGCATAAACGACAGGCACTAAAGCAACCATCCAAGGCTCTGTTTGCCAAACATAGCTAAATAACAAAATGACAGCCAACATGTCAAAAAACTTCCCCATCGTGGAGATGGCATATGAGCTGAATAACTTCAAATACGTACGATTTTTCCAAATAGAATCGATTTCGGCTGTTTGTTTATCCACATCCATCACCTATCCTTTAATAGAAGTGTAGATGATGAATGTCAGAGGAATATCAGAGGAACGTACGAATGTGTTGGTGAATAACTGCTTTTAAATTCAGTAAATTCGTCGTTTTGTAGTACTTGCCTTTTTCGCTTTGATAATATCTGATCATCCTTTTATCAGCACCGGCTTTAGACAGCAAAAAATCGAGTACCTGGTAAATAAACAAAAAGTAATAAGAGTGTCCTGACTGATTGATAATGAGAATGCCTTCATTAATCGCATCTCTTCCTTTTATCTTTTCTCCTCCGGCTAATAAAGCTAACCCTTTTAGGACCTGAAGAGCTCCCTGTTCCCTTAAATAAGGACGGAGCTTAAGAAGCTGATCAATAGCAACAAGTTCTCCATTAACCGCCACCAATTTGTTCTCATAAAACAACACGATCGTCTTCATTATTTTTAACAGTGGATAAAAGCCGTGATCAGCCGATTGTATCTCTTCAAGCCCTTGTTTAACCAACTTCATCGCAGCGTTTGCCTGGTCCACCTTCAAATACAACATCGGCAAGCTAAAGTAAGCGAGGTCCATATGTTCTTCTTCACGCAACACCTGCATGTTGATCACTTTCTCATACATTGAGATGACTCGCTTTGTATCATTTTCAACATACCCAAAAAGATGTAAAGGGAAGAATTTGTTGTTCATTGCCCTTCCCCCCTTATTAAGTAATGAGGTGAAGTCGCTTTTTAATAAAAGAAGAACACTCTCATGCTTTTCTTTCAAAGGAAAGCCCAGATCTTGATTTGTCATTAATGCCTTGAGCGCTTTCCCCTGCCCGTACTTATAGTACATATTAAACAATTGATTCGCCTGTTGGAAAAGCTCTTCAGGTATCTGGTCTGGTGCGCACTGTTTTTTCTCTTTGACCTCTAAGCGATAACCGAATCCTTTTACTGTTTTAATGGACACGACACCTTTAAAGGGGGCTAATTTTTTTCTGAGCCGGTAAATATGGTCATCCACAGTACGATCCGTCGGCTCCTCTAACGGCCAGACAGCATCTAAAATTTCCTCACGTGAAAAAGCCCTTCCGTGGTTCTTATGTAAAAATGAGAGTAAGAAAAATTCTTTTCTAAGTAACACAACCTTATCCCCTTCACAGGTTAGCGAATAATCTGCTTGAGAAAAATTCATAACAACTCCCCTTCTCCACTGAAGCGTCTCCTATATTCAATTATATTGGAAAACGAATAGAAAAACGACATGGCAAATGAATAGCCATGTCCGTTTTCAGGTGAAAACTTCGTGTGGGACCTATAGTTTAGGATAGTGGCGCAACCACCGGAAAGGTTGCGCCACTTTTTTTGTCAACGATAGTCACCACCAAAAATAGCTACATTCTGCCGGTCAGGAACAAATTCTTGCCCGTTCCACTTGAGAACGGTTTGTACAAAGCCGAGTGAGTCAGCATTGTACTGCCCTGCAATCCTTTGATACGCTTTAAGATCATACGTGCCATCTCTGTTAAAATCAACAGGATACAGACCAGACAAAGGATTGACCCAACCTTCAATCGGTGCCACTAGAACTCCATTCCCATCATAAATATCCGATAAATATTCTTGCCCCTTATAAGTCAAATCAAGAATGTACTTTTCCTTACGTTTATAGCTGATAACAGACGCTTTGTATTGATCCAGATAAGTTACACTGTACTTATAGTCTTCATTGAAAACATCAGAATCGAAAATCTGCCTCACTTGGCCATTTATACAAGAAAATAAATACGCATAAATGGTCCCACCACTACCTCCCGTATCAATGATTACTAAAATATCATCCACGTGGTTACCTGTAACATCACCAAGGAAAAGTGTTGGATTGTAGCCAGCGTTATTTTTTAAAGGAATTTGCTGATCATGATTTGTTTTTCCATTTTGGACGATCAAGGTAATATTTTCCCAAAATGGACTATCAGGTGTACTATTTGCTGTAAGAAAGACATTGTCAATAATCCCGTCACCGTCAATATCACCCTGCTTTGCAGTCACTATTGAAGGACCGTTTAAATTTATTTCTCTTAGTGAAACAGACTGAAGTTTCGCCTGCACTTCCAATAACTCTTTCCTTGAAGGATAAGGATTTGGTAGCAACAAGGCATTATTAATCGTTTGTAATGCTTCTTCTGTTAACCCGGCCCTTAATTGCGCATCAGCCAAGTAGTACCAAAAATACGGTTCGTTCGTTTCTTGGATTTTTGTGTAATAATAACGTATCGCATTTCTGAAATAATCCATGTCCATATTCATCCCGCCTTCCACTTTATTCTCAATACAGAATTATATGAAATAAACCGGCGAGATAGCATTTTCGATTTTTTCTAGCCACTTTTCCTCCAAGGACCCTTTCATTCATGAAAAAATTCATAATATGAACATTCGATGGCTGACTTTGAGTATTATCTCTGTGGATATTGCGTTTTACCTGCGCAAATCGAATTATATCAGTGCGAATTTGCATTATATCAGCGGAATTTGACATTATATTAGCGATTCGACATAAAGCGCTAAAATCCGACTCTACCGAGAAGCTCCTCCCCAAATGTCGCATTTAGTAAGTGACCAAAAACGAAATGAAATGGGAGGAAACCCCGCAAAGCGTGAGGAGGCTTGGCGGTTCGTCCGCGGAAAGCGAGCAGATGCAGGCCTACCGAGCTGTAAAAATAGTCGCCAAAAACGCTTGAGGATCCTCCCTCAAGCGTTTTAACAATAACAATTACTGTTTCTCATTCACCATCAACGGATGGGAGAACGCGTTGTATTCTTTGTTTCGTTTTGTTATTTCGTTGCCTTCTTTAAAAACAGATTCAAAGAAACGGCTAGCGGGCTGTGCTAATGCGCGGTAATAATCCGCGAAAAGAGACGCTGCGTAGTCACCGAGCCATTTATCCGGTAACAGTTCTTCGGGTAAACCCGGATCGACGAACAAAAACTTCCGGTATTCGTGGACGAGTTTGGTTCTTTCTACAAAACATTCTCCGTCACTCATATTCCCTTTTTCGATCTTGTTTTTATCGATGATGTATTTCTGGCTATAGGTCGATATAAATGTTTCATACCGCTCGTTAATTTCATCTAAGTTCCAGCATTCCTCAACGACTTGCTGGTTTTTTCGCGGACCTTTGTATTCGGAGACGAAAAAGTGAACGTACTCCTGAATATCGTATTTTGCAATTAAATCTTCCACTTGCTTTTCTAAAGGAATAGGTGATATCCAGCAACTATTAGACAATGTGCCAAAACCGCTCCAGACTAGCTCTTTTCGCAGTTCATCACGAATGCTACGTTTCGTTTCTGGAATCGTATACATAAGCATGCGCCATTTCCCATCCCATTTTTCATTTTTTAATTTGAAAATACGGTCAGCCGCTTCTTCTATACGATTTTTTCCCCGTACCGTTAGAAAATAGTAGCTTTTATTGCCGACCTTCCTTGATTGAACCCAGCCTTGTTTATTCATTCTCGAAATGGCAGCACGAATCGACTGCTCGTTATGCCCGAACTCTTTTAAGAGCTGAATTAAACTACCGATCCAAATTTCATTACCGTAATGACGAATATAATCACCGTATAACGTAAAAATCATCGATCTCGTATTTAAGTTTTCTTCCATCATTCAAAACCCTTCTCTCTTCCGTAAGCAGTAAGCAAGTCTATTGATACCTTCTCATTTTTAGTCACGTTCCCATATTATAAATGAAAACAAATACGATGTAAATTTTACGCACATCCTTGTCCGTGTTATACGAGAAGGATATCGTAGGTGCTACGGATTCACTTCCCTAAAGCTCCACCCTAAAACCTTTTAATCAAGAATCGATTCCTTTCACAACGGTACTAATCCCTTGTCCGACGCCAACACACATCGTGGCAAGTCCGTACTTCGTCTTTCGTCTTTTCATTTCGTGCACTAGTGTCGTAAGGATTCTCGCTCCACTTGCACCTAACGGATGTCCAAAAGCGATCGCTCCGCCATTTACATTGACAATATCCGCTGATAACTCAAGCTGTCGCATACACTCTACCGACTGAGCGGCAAAAGCTTCGTTTAATTCCACAAGACTAATGTCGTTTATTGAAAGTCGCGCGCGCTCAAGCGCCTTCCGTGTCGAGTAGATCGGCCCTAACCCCATAATAGATGGTTCTAATCCAGCTACAGCTGAGGTCACATATTCAGCTAGTGGTTCTAGTCCCAATGTTTCTGCTTTTTCTTTACTCATCACTAAGAGTGCTGAGGCTCCGTCATTTACTCCTGATGCATTTCCTGCGGTAATGGTTCCGCCTTCAAACAACGAGCGCAAAGAACCGAGCTTTTCTAACGTAACACCTGGTCTTGGATGTTCATCTTTTTCAATTACAACCGGATTCCCTTTGCGATCCTTATATTCAACAGGCACGATTTCATCTGCAAAATGTCCTGCTTCCATTGCAGCCTTTGCCCGGTTTTGACTTTCAAATGCAAATGCATCTTGATCTTCACGCGATACCTGATAACGCTCAGCGACATTTTCAGCCGTTTGCGGCATTGAATCGGCGCCGTATTCTTTTTCCATTTTTTGGTTGACGAACCGCCAGCCGATTGTCGTGTCATGCATCGTCATGTCCCCGCGCGGAAAATCACTCGTAGGTTTTGCCATCACAAGTGGTGCCCGCGTCATGCTTTCCGTCCCACCGGCAATAAATATGTCTCCTTCTCCAGCCATGACAGCACGTGCAGCATAGTTGACGGCATCGAGTCCCGATCCGCATAAACGGTTAATCGTCGTTCCGGCCGCCTCTACAGGAAGTCCTGCTAAAAGTGCTGACATCCGCGCAACATTTCGGTTATCCTCTCCTGCCCCGTTGGCATTACCTAAGATGACTTCTTCAATTTCTTCTACAGGTAAATCTGGATTTCGTTCGGTGATCGCTTTAATAACAATCGCCCCTAAGTCATCAGGGCGGACGGATTTAAGCGCTCCTTTATATTTGCCAATCGGAGTACGTACTGCGTCGACGATCACTACATTTCTCATCGCACTTCTTCCTTTCTTGGAGAATAATCATATACCCCTTTGCCTGTTTTCCGTCCTAACCTGCCTGCTTTTACGTATTTTACAAGCAAAGGACAAGGTCGATATTTTTCCCCGAGGTTTTCGTGAAGATAGGTTAAATTGTTGAGTCGTGTATCAAGACCGACTAAATCTCCGAGCTCAAACGGTCCCATTGGATAGTTGAGCCCAAGTTTTATTGCCCGGTCGATTTCTTCAGGTGATCCGACACCTTCTTGAAGCATGTAAAAAGCTTCATTGCCAACGAGCGCGCTGATTCTACTTGTCACAAAGCCTGGAAACTCGTTTACGACAACCGTTTCTTTCCCTAGCTGTGCAGAAACTTTTTCAACCAGTTCAACCGTTTTATCATTCGTTTCAAGTCCGCGAATGATTTCAATTAACGGCATTTTATGAACCGGGTTAAAAAAGTGCATCGCAATCACTTGTTCTGGACGGTTTGTAAATGAGCCGATCTCAGTTGGACTCATCGTTGACGTATTTGTCGCTAAAATACAGTGGACCGGTGTAGCACGATCCAACGTTTCAAACACTTGCTTTTTAATCGCAAGCTTTTCTGGCACCGCTTCAATAACCAAATCTGCATTTGCGACAGCAGACTCCATATTCGTCTCATACGTCAATCTTGTTTTTGCACGGTCAGCCACTGCTTCGGTGAGCTTATTCCGCTCCATTCCTTTTATAAAAATCGAACTAATATCTGTTTTGGCAAGTGCTAATGCTTCGTCATTAATATCAATGAGTGCTGTATTAAAACCCGCAACCGCACTAACATAAGCAATACCTCTGCCCATAACACCTGAACCTACAATGGCAATTGTTTTCATCTATGTAGCCTCCTTCAACGATTTATAGAAAACTTGACTTGACACCAAGTTTTTTTGAGCCTTGGTGCGCTGATATTTTATTCTTTTAGAGGGGTCGACCTTTCTTAAAGGATAAAAAAGAATGCGAGCGGCGTTTCTAAAACGCGCTCGCATTGGTGTTTTTTAAAGTCCTAATGGATTAAGTGGACGGTTGCCAACGTAGGAAAGCACGCTTTTTGTTTCGGTGTATAGGTCGAGTGTTTCCACACATAACTCACGGCCATATCCAGACTGCTTATATCCTCCAAATGGCGTTCCTGGGAAAGCTGAAAATGGGCAGTTGACCATGACAATTCCTGCTTTAATACCACTTGCGACACGGTTGGCACGGCCGTTGTCTTTCGTCCAAACAGCAGATCCAAGGCCGTAAATCGTATCATTGGCTAATTTAACCGCTTCTTTTTCATCTTTAAATTTCATCACGACGACAACAGGACCGAAAATTTCTTCTTGGGCTACTTGCATGTCGTTGGTCACATCAGTAATAACCGTCGGAGCATACCAATACCCCTCTTCAAAGCCTTCAGGGTAAATCTGCTCACCACCGGTTACGACAGTAGCGCCATCTTTGACCGCTT encodes the following:
- a CDS encoding VCBS repeat-containing protein, whose translation is MDMDYFRNAIRYYYTKIQETNEPYFWYYLADAQLRAGLTEEALQTINNALLLPNPYPSRKELLEVQAKLQSVSLREINLNGPSIVTAKQGDIDGDGIIDNVFLTANSTPDSPFWENITLIVQNGKTNHDQQIPLKNNAGYNPTLFLGDVTGNHVDDILVIIDTGGSGGTIYAYLFSCINGQVRQIFDSDVFNEDYKYSVTYLDQYKASVISYKRKEKYILDLTYKGQEYLSDIYDGNGVLVAPIEGWVNPLSGLYPVDFNRDGTYDLKAYQRIAGQYNADSLGFVQTVLKWNGQEFVPDRQNVAIFGGDYR
- a CDS encoding acetyl-CoA C-acyltransferase — translated: MRNVVIVDAVRTPIGKYKGALKSVRPDDLGAIVIKAITERNPDLPVEEIEEVILGNANGAGEDNRNVARMSALLAGLPVEAAGTTINRLCGSGLDAVNYAARAVMAGEGDIFIAGGTESMTRAPLVMAKPTSDFPRGDMTMHDTTIGWRFVNQKMEKEYGADSMPQTAENVAERYQVSREDQDAFAFESQNRAKAAMEAGHFADEIVPVEYKDRKGNPVVIEKDEHPRPGVTLEKLGSLRSLFEGGTITAGNASGVNDGASALLVMSKEKAETLGLEPLAEYVTSAVAGLEPSIMGLGPIYSTRKALERARLSINDISLVELNEAFAAQSVECMRQLELSADIVNVNGGAIAFGHPLGASGARILTTLVHEMKRRKTKYGLATMCVGVGQGISTVVKGIDS
- a CDS encoding 3-hydroxyacyl-CoA dehydrogenase, whose translation is MKTIAIVGSGVMGRGIAYVSAVAGFNTALIDINDEALALAKTDISSIFIKGMERNKLTEAVADRAKTRLTYETNMESAVANADLVIEAVPEKLAIKKQVFETLDRATPVHCILATNTSTMSPTEIGSFTNRPEQVIAMHFFNPVHKMPLIEIIRGLETNDKTVELVEKVSAQLGKETVVVNEFPGFVTSRISALVGNEAFYMLQEGVGSPEEIDRAIKLGLNYPMGPFELGDLVGLDTRLNNLTYLHENLGEKYRPCPLLVKYVKAGRLGRKTGKGVYDYSPRKEEVR
- the paaX gene encoding phenylacetic acid degradation operon negative regulatory protein PaaX, translated to MEENLNTRSMIFTLYGDYIRHYGNEIWIGSLIQLLKEFGHNEQSIRAAISRMNKQGWVQSRKVGNKSYYFLTVRGKNRIEEAADRIFKLKNEKWDGKWRMLMYTIPETKRSIRDELRKELVWSGFGTLSNSCWISPIPLEKQVEDLIAKYDIQEYVHFFVSEYKGPRKNQQVVEECWNLDEINERYETFISTYSQKYIIDKNKIEKGNMSDGECFVERTKLVHEYRKFLFVDPGLPEELLPDKWLGDYAASLFADYYRALAQPASRFFESVFKEGNEITKRNKEYNAFSHPLMVNEKQ
- a CDS encoding macrolide 2'-phosphotransferase — translated: MNKKGKEITEIARKNGINVQEDSIKINDSGLDFQVVHAIDNRNEKWILRIPRRKDVMAKTDLEKSVLDTVNKHVSFEVPVWSVYTDDLIAYKQLSGVPAGTIDPEIQNYVWEFDINNVPESYHASIGKVLAKLHHVPKEKLSLPGLTLNGAEEAKASMIKRMNEVKETYGVREDLWARWQTWLANDEMWPEHTGLIHGDVHAGHTLINEQAEVTGLIDWTEAAVTDVSRDFIGHLRTFGEPGLEKAIAAYSKAGGVTWPLMKEHIIELTATYAIDIAEFAKVSGEKEYERMAKEALGVLEED
- a CDS encoding MFS transporter, coding for MDKQTAEIDSIWKNRTYLKLFSSYAISTMGKFFDMLAVILLFSYVWQTEPWMVALVPVVYALPHALFSQFAGIYVDKNKKVFIMLLADVATACLTIMLIFISSPWVALVILLVRSTFTIVHFPAQQALIQQVVQPDFVLKAVTLNGTVNQLSKIIGPFLGASIAAAFSPKMSFVIYAVALVISACILLFVRHVDTDRSKGTSDEEKTVSFWHTWRNGWHLLFRSKVLFISFCFALLAFTSIQLVDAQYAVLFREVYPDNPSVLGWAMSTSGAGAVGILLYLNRLKELRKYGWYLGGSIFFIGFGFTTIGFTQPGVTVLWPIAASLFVGIGVGIFSVIYSYILQKESPQGKVGQMSGMFNSLTGMILLVAPVTGGLLVQWFGVFTLYQVGGFTTLLIGLTGIIMQKILWGGKRESVKKEEEILNEKQGVG
- a CDS encoding Msr family ABC-F type ribosomal protection protein codes for the protein MEQLCLELSNIEISYLDEVVLDIPKLSVYQFDRIGIVGKNGGGKSTLLKVMNGIITPHRGQVNRLVDFGYFEQTSKPVEENVDYELLGKLLVPQNDLDQLSGGEQTRMKLARLFSTYYEGLFIDEPTTHLDASGTDFLVEELRYYYGALVLVSHDRYVLDQLVTKIWEVEDRKVTEYTGNYSDYVEQKELEKKQQQEQHEKYVKDKSRLLKAADEKMKKADKITQASGQMSKTETKATANRMFMTKSKDTSQKSVQRAAKAMEKRAEQLEVVKAPEKETELHFHQPDALQVHNKFPVMADRLTLKAGEKVLLKEASFQFALGKTIAITGNNGSGKTALLKHILSAGKSIDLSPKVVFGAYEQMDYQFEKTEGVLAYMKRNTDEGESKIRAVLHMMNFRGSDMKKDVRELSGGEAIRLVLCQLFLGKYNVLVLDEPTNFLDVDCIEALEKFLKAYKGTVLLVSHDRTFIELVTDNVYHIENQQLTLRK
- a CDS encoding winged helix-turn-helix domain-containing protein — translated: MNFSQADYSLTCEGDKVVLLRKEFFLLSFLHKNHGRAFSREEILDAVWPLEEPTDRTVDDHIYRLRKKLAPFKGVVSIKTVKGFGYRLEVKEKKQCAPDQIPEELFQQANQLFNMYYKYGQGKALKALMTNQDLGFPLKEKHESVLLLLKSDFTSLLNKGGRAMNNKFFPLHLFGYVENDTKRVISMYEKVINMQVLREEEHMDLAYFSLPMLYLKVDQANAAMKLVKQGLEEIQSADHGFYPLLKIMKTIVLFYENKLVAVNGELVAIDQLLKLRPYLREQGALQVLKGLALLAGGEKIKGRDAINEGILIINQSGHSYYFLFIYQVLDFLLSKAGADKRMIRYYQSEKGKYYKTTNLLNLKAVIHQHIRTFL
- a CDS encoding DinB family protein gives rise to the protein MKTFFEYNWQVRDEWFDWCRQLPADEWLKRRVGGTGSILFTLFHIVDAEYSWLRAICGKKDIELQFSDYNTVEKVQLLSDTCRMEVEDLLSACLEEANEDELITAPWIQGQFEKSEIIHHVIAHEIHHVGQLSIWARELKLQPVSANFIGRGLKPVKNS